From one Catenuloplanes nepalensis genomic stretch:
- the lhgO gene encoding L-2-hydroxyglutarate oxidase has translation MTRYVVIGAGIVGLATAHRLTLDHPGATVTVVDKEPRVAAHQTGHNSGVIHAGVYYKPGSLKATLSRAGSASMVAFAREHGIPVETCGKLIVATAADELPRLRALFERATANGLPVRMLSSEEAREYEPHVSSVAAMHVASTGIVDYTAVCEVLARLISEAGGRIRLGAAVTGFRHGVVETSTGDIAADFVINCAGLQSDRIARLAGIRPAARIVPFRGEYYELREDRRHLVNGLIYPVPDPRFPFLGVHLTRMIDGSVHAGPNAVLATAREGYSWGRFSARDLAEVAAFPGMWRLARRHLGYGLTEMRRSLSKPLFARGLARLVPEITEADLVPSEAGVRAQAILPSGDLVDDFLIESRDGQVHVLNAPSPAATSSLEIAKHIVAQLATVSPN, from the coding sequence ATGACGCGGTACGTGGTGATCGGCGCGGGGATCGTCGGACTGGCGACCGCGCATCGGCTCACGCTCGACCATCCGGGCGCGACCGTGACAGTGGTCGACAAGGAGCCACGGGTCGCGGCGCACCAGACCGGGCACAACTCCGGCGTGATCCACGCGGGCGTGTACTACAAGCCGGGCAGCCTCAAGGCCACGCTGAGCCGGGCCGGCAGCGCGTCGATGGTCGCGTTCGCGCGGGAGCACGGGATCCCGGTCGAGACGTGCGGCAAGCTGATCGTGGCGACGGCCGCGGACGAGCTGCCCCGGCTGCGCGCGCTGTTCGAACGCGCCACCGCGAACGGGCTGCCGGTGCGCATGCTGTCGTCCGAAGAGGCGCGCGAGTACGAGCCGCACGTGTCCTCGGTGGCGGCGATGCACGTGGCGTCGACCGGGATCGTGGACTACACCGCGGTGTGCGAGGTGCTCGCCCGGCTGATCTCCGAGGCCGGCGGCCGGATCCGGCTCGGTGCCGCGGTCACCGGATTCCGGCACGGCGTCGTCGAGACCTCGACCGGCGACATCGCGGCGGACTTCGTGATCAACTGCGCGGGGCTGCAGTCCGACCGGATCGCCCGGCTCGCCGGGATCCGGCCGGCCGCGCGGATCGTGCCGTTCCGCGGTGAGTACTACGAGCTGCGCGAGGACCGCCGGCACCTGGTCAACGGACTGATCTACCCGGTGCCGGACCCGCGCTTCCCGTTCCTCGGCGTGCACCTCACCCGCATGATCGACGGCAGCGTGCACGCGGGGCCGAACGCGGTGCTCGCCACCGCGCGCGAGGGCTACTCGTGGGGCCGGTTCAGCGCGCGGGACCTGGCCGAGGTGGCCGCGTTCCCCGGCATGTGGCGGCTGGCCCGCCGGCACCTCGGGTACGGGCTGACCGAGATGCGGCGCTCGCTGTCCAAGCCGCTGTTCGCGCGCGGCCTGGCCCGGCTGGTCCCGGAGATCACCGAGGCGGACCTGGTGCCGTCCGAGGCCGGCGTGCGGGCACAGGCGATCCTGCCGTCCGGCGACCTGGTCGACGACTTCCTGATCGAGTCACGCGACGGACAGGTCCATGTGCTGAACGCTCCGTCACCGGCCGCGACCAGTTCCCTGGAGATCGCGAAACACATCGTCGCGCAGCTCGCGACGGTTTCGCCGAATTAG
- a CDS encoding metal-dependent transcriptional regulator encodes MNDLVDTTEMYLKTILELEEEGVPALRARIAERLHQSGPTVSQTVARMERDGLLRVENDRHLHLTEAGREHAVSVMRKHRLAELLLVNVIGMPYEEAHEEACRWEHVMSDAVEKRVFELLNRPSRSPYGNPIPGLEALGDGPATDERPGERNLAFPGLSGSVVVSRICESVQTNADVLRQLHAAGVDPGATVTVAQERDAVTIDRSGDKIKLPREVASRVFVAAA; translated from the coding sequence GTGAACGACCTAGTCGACACCACCGAAATGTATTTGAAGACCATCCTCGAGCTCGAGGAGGAGGGCGTGCCCGCGCTTCGTGCGCGAATCGCGGAGCGTCTGCACCAGAGCGGCCCCACCGTCAGTCAGACCGTCGCCCGCATGGAGCGGGACGGTCTGCTGCGGGTCGAGAACGATCGCCATCTGCACCTGACCGAGGCGGGGCGCGAGCACGCCGTGTCGGTCATGCGCAAGCACCGCCTCGCCGAGCTGCTGCTCGTCAACGTCATCGGCATGCCCTACGAGGAGGCGCACGAGGAGGCCTGCCGCTGGGAGCACGTGATGAGCGACGCGGTGGAGAAGCGGGTCTTCGAGCTGCTCAACCGGCCGAGCCGTTCGCCGTACGGTAATCCGATCCCGGGCCTGGAGGCATTGGGTGACGGTCCGGCGACGGACGAGCGGCCGGGGGAGCGCAACCTCGCGTTCCCGGGCCTGTCCGGCAGCGTCGTCGTGTCCCGCATCTGCGAGAGCGTCCAGACGAACGCGGATGTGCTGCGTCAGCTGCACGCCGCGGGTGTCGACCCGGGCGCGACCGTGACCGTGGCGCAGGAGCGCGACGCGGTGACGATCGACCGCTCCGGCGACAAGATCAAGCTTCCTCGTGAGGTCGCGTCACGCGTCTTCGTGGCCGCCGCATAA
- a CDS encoding sulfurtransferase, giving the protein MTLPDDLLIDAPALAALLHSGAAPTLLDVRWRLSGPPGLDDYLAGHLPGAVFADLDASLSGPPGERGRHPLPGPAALQDVLRAAGVSGSRPVVVYDDGDQWAAARTWWTLRWAGHPHVRVLDGGFRAWSSAGFEVTSAAPAVEAGDFTVRPGGLPVLDAAGAASVAAGGVLIDARAPERYRGEIEPVDAEPGHIPGAVNVPTAGNTGPDGRFLAAAQLRDRFAAAGVDAEAASVGAYCGSGVTGAHTILALHLAGRPDAALYVGSWSEWITDSARPRALGAE; this is encoded by the coding sequence GTGACCCTACCGGACGATCTTCTCATCGATGCCCCAGCGCTCGCCGCGCTCCTGCACTCCGGAGCCGCCCCGACGCTGCTCGACGTGCGCTGGCGCCTCTCCGGCCCGCCCGGCCTCGACGACTACCTGGCCGGCCACCTGCCCGGCGCGGTCTTCGCCGACCTGGACGCCTCGCTCAGCGGCCCGCCCGGCGAGCGGGGCCGCCACCCGCTGCCCGGCCCCGCCGCGCTTCAGGACGTGCTGCGCGCCGCCGGGGTGTCCGGTTCCCGCCCGGTCGTCGTCTACGACGACGGCGATCAGTGGGCCGCGGCCCGCACCTGGTGGACGCTGCGCTGGGCCGGGCACCCGCACGTGCGCGTGCTCGACGGCGGGTTCCGGGCGTGGAGCTCGGCCGGTTTCGAGGTCACGTCCGCGGCTCCGGCCGTCGAGGCCGGCGACTTCACGGTGCGGCCGGGCGGGCTGCCGGTGCTCGACGCGGCCGGCGCCGCCTCGGTCGCGGCCGGCGGGGTGCTGATCGACGCGCGGGCGCCGGAGCGGTACCGCGGCGAGATCGAGCCGGTGGACGCGGAGCCGGGGCACATCCCGGGCGCGGTCAACGTGCCGACCGCGGGCAACACCGGCCCGGACGGCCGTTTCCTGGCCGCCGCCCAGCTCCGCGACCGCTTCGCCGCCGCCGGGGTGGATGCGGAGGCCGCTTCGGTCGGCGCGTACTGCGGCAGCGGCGTGACCGGTGCCCACACGATCCTGGCCCTGCACCTCGCCGGCCGGCCGGACGCGGCGCTGTATGTGGGCTCCTGGAGCGAGTGGATCACGGACTCCGCACGGCCGCGGGCGTTGGGCGCGGAATAG